A single Deltaproteobacteria bacterium DNA region contains:
- a CDS encoding DUF45 domain-containing protein produces MTEWVRHMHTYDAEQLRMLAYTYYENFLPHFRQQPEGSLIEPVTIEFSSRMKQKLGLAFLFEHKIRLNLPYFRSDPSLLPYTLFHELTHLWLYDCMLDPGHTRRFYKKMRDFEATGLAIDPDVHIHTRVAAEGKFVYSCPNCKNRWYLRDQLKYSIYCGHCFDREGIEYFAEGLSISGRHENICKDTDSAA; encoded by the coding sequence ATGACTGAATGGGTTAGGCACATGCACACATACGATGCGGAACAACTGCGTATGCTAGCTTACACTTACTACGAAAATTTCCTGCCACATTTCCGTCAACAGCCGGAAGGATCTTTGATTGAGCCGGTGACCATCGAATTCTCCAGCAGGATGAAACAAAAACTGGGGCTTGCATTTCTTTTTGAGCATAAGATACGGTTAAATTTACCATATTTCCGTTCAGACCCCAGCCTACTACCTTACACACTATTCCATGAACTGACACATTTGTGGCTTTACGACTGCATGCTGGACCCAGGGCATACCCGCCGCTTTTACAAGAAAATGAGGGACTTTGAGGCAACCGGTTTAGCTATTGATCCCGACGTCCACATACATACTCGCGTGGCCGCGGAGGGTAAGTTCGTGTATAGTTGCCCTAACTGTAAGAACCGCTGGTACTTGCGTGACCAGCTAAAGTATTCAATTTATTGTGGTCACTGCTTTGACAGAGAGGGAATTGAGTATTTCGCTGAGGGCCTTAGCATCTCAGGCCGCCACGAAAACATATGTAAGGATACTGATTCCGCAGCCTGA
- a CDS encoding murein peptide amidase A translates to MKSANERTKLLSSLSRLMKSFLLLGTVLLPASTVVAQVSFVDQSQMFTKLPFVSPANFADSVLQEQRKAVAIRTFCTEVRKYYRKYKWNDDPCGNLRWQAELHTRSGHPLIYAEFGSGQETTLLLGGVHADELTPIHLAFRFARYLNDNSNLLGTNAHVILAPLVNPDGFLRTRPTRTNFNGIDLNRNFFTADWYDKARRVWQIDRKKVLAHFPGYFPNSEVETIFQIQLIDRFKPDKILSVHAPLGFLDYDGPGSGILRPLTTTERKAKRLVKAISESSQNYKVVDYTFYPGSLGNYAGNERQIPTVTLELQTTQPQMVEAYWRQFQPGITQAVRYPFARLPQIDGQDEAGNATPFSDHYTYVAKNPGGTD, encoded by the coding sequence ATGAAAAGTGCCAATGAGAGGACCAAACTGTTGTCATCGCTAAGTCGACTCATGAAATCGTTTTTACTGTTAGGTACCGTTTTACTTCCGGCAAGTACGGTTGTCGCACAGGTAAGTTTTGTAGACCAATCTCAGATGTTTACAAAGTTGCCATTTGTTTCGCCGGCAAATTTCGCCGATTCGGTCTTGCAGGAGCAACGTAAGGCTGTGGCAATCAGAACTTTCTGCACCGAGGTGCGCAAATATTACCGAAAATATAAATGGAACGACGATCCCTGTGGTAATTTGCGTTGGCAGGCCGAGCTCCACACGCGATCAGGACATCCTCTCATTTACGCAGAATTTGGCAGTGGGCAAGAGACGACGCTTCTCCTTGGTGGAGTGCATGCAGACGAGCTAACACCGATCCATTTAGCCTTCCGATTTGCCAGATATTTGAATGATAACAGCAATCTACTCGGCACTAACGCGCATGTTATCCTAGCTCCGCTGGTAAATCCCGACGGGTTTTTACGGACACGCCCAACACGCACCAACTTTAACGGCATCGATCTCAATCGCAATTTTTTTACTGCGGATTGGTACGACAAAGCTCGCCGCGTTTGGCAAATCGACCGCAAGAAGGTGCTGGCACACTTTCCTGGCTACTTCCCAAATTCTGAAGTCGAAACAATCTTCCAGATTCAACTAATCGACCGATTCAAACCCGATAAAATACTTTCCGTTCACGCGCCCCTTGGCTTTTTAGATTACGATGGTCCAGGGTCAGGAATACTGCGCCCGCTCACGACTACTGAAAGAAAAGCTAAGAGATTGGTTAAAGCGATCTCAGAAAGCTCACAAAATTATAAAGTGGTGGACTACACCTTCTACCCTGGCTCACTCGGCAACTATGCTGGTAACGAACGTCAAATTCCAACCGTCACACTCGAGCTCCAAACGACGCAACCGCAAATGGTAGAGGCTTATTGGCGGCAGTTCCAACCGGGTATTACTCAAGCAGTGCGATACCCGTTTGCCAGGTTACCGCAAATTGACGGACAGGATGAGGCCGGCAATGCAACTCCATTCTCGGACCATTACACTTATGTTGCGAAGAACCCCGGCGGAACGGACTAA
- the queA gene encoding tRNA preQ1(34) S-adenosylmethionine ribosyltransferase-isomerase QueA, with amino-acid sequence MVGNEHPRSSAMEKSKLHEQLLQLSDFDYPCPQHLIAQEPIPGRSNSKLLVRRQNSTTEDLHVSDLTTEVPGGSLLIFNESRVFPSRMLGLLPTGGSIEVFLLSEIGTTESPSRSIWQALGRPMKKLKPGVTVHFEPQLSATVLERYDDNAGNSLINLEFDMSPSAFTTWLERHGFIPLPPYIKRKKPLKAEASADRDRYQTVYARQTGSVAAPTAGLHFTEELFECLRSREIGLHFVSLHVGAGTFLPIKTQNIADHHMHSERYRVGKETAKAIYQARISGRKVIAVGTTTFRSLESLYRKASEDPDKFIELADSWHSTNLFLRPTKDGEIYRPWVIDGLFTNFHQPCSTLFMLIATIVGLEAAKDMYAEAVSKGYRLFSYGDANLIWL; translated from the coding sequence ATGGTTGGCAATGAACATCCGAGGTCCTCTGCTATGGAGAAAAGCAAGCTACACGAGCAATTGTTGCAACTGAGCGATTTCGATTACCCTTGCCCTCAACACTTGATCGCTCAAGAACCCATACCTGGTCGTAGCAACTCCAAACTGCTAGTCAGAAGGCAAAACAGCACCACCGAAGATTTGCATGTATCTGATCTTACAACAGAAGTCCCTGGTGGCTCGCTATTAATTTTTAACGAATCCAGGGTGTTTCCGAGCCGCATGTTAGGGCTTTTGCCGACTGGAGGCAGCATCGAAGTGTTTCTCCTCAGTGAGATCGGAACCACTGAGTCGCCATCAAGATCTATTTGGCAGGCCCTGGGTAGACCAATGAAGAAGCTTAAACCTGGGGTCACGGTCCATTTTGAGCCACAATTAAGTGCCACAGTACTTGAACGTTACGATGACAATGCTGGAAATAGTCTCATTAATCTTGAGTTTGATATGTCCCCCTCTGCATTCACGACATGGCTCGAACGCCATGGATTTATCCCGCTGCCTCCCTATATTAAACGCAAAAAACCGCTCAAAGCTGAGGCATCAGCAGATCGCGATAGATATCAAACTGTTTATGCACGACAGACTGGCTCGGTTGCCGCACCGACGGCGGGATTACATTTTACAGAAGAGCTTTTTGAATGCCTAAGATCACGAGAGATCGGGCTGCACTTCGTCTCGCTGCACGTGGGTGCTGGAACATTTCTTCCCATTAAGACTCAAAATATTGCAGACCATCATATGCACTCCGAGCGTTATCGGGTCGGAAAAGAGACGGCGAAGGCCATCTACCAAGCCAGAATAAGCGGCCGAAAAGTAATAGCTGTCGGCACCACTACATTCAGAAGCCTAGAATCGCTTTACCGTAAAGCATCTGAGGATCCTGATAAATTTATCGAACTAGCAGATTCTTGGCATAGTACTAATTTATTTCTAAGACCAACGAAAGATGGCGAAATTTACCGACCTTGGGTGATAGACGGCCTCTTTACCAATTTCCATCAACCCTGCTCGACCCTCTTTATGCTCATTGCTACGATAGTTGGGTTAGAAGCAGCAAAGGACATGTACGCCGAAGCAGTGTCTAAAGGGTACCGTTTATTCAGCTACGGTGATGCCAATCTCATTTGGCTTTAA
- the lspA gene encoding signal peptidase II, with translation MTANPKLTPLAARAHKLSLLFLLLMVLGSIGLDQVTKYHAQSTLMVWSDAENLSSYRGQRYPLWSSDGSDGAPDGSHAFISLSTNYVRNLGAAWGALSNLPDVIRVPFFYLVTCLAVFIILLYLRSTPVHHRLAIFSLSLILSGAIGNFLDRIRFGYVIDWIDVRWNLAGWRYDFPNFNFADSCITVGVSLLLVDMLFLERKREQTAVATP, from the coding sequence GTGACAGCGAATCCCAAACTTACCCCGCTTGCAGCACGAGCACACAAGCTTTCATTGTTATTTTTGCTACTGATGGTACTTGGCAGTATAGGCCTCGATCAGGTCACTAAGTACCATGCCCAGTCCACGTTAATGGTTTGGTCCGATGCCGAAAATTTATCGTCTTATCGTGGTCAGCGTTATCCACTTTGGTCCAGTGATGGCAGCGACGGTGCGCCGGATGGAAGTCACGCATTCATATCTCTGAGTACGAATTATGTCCGAAACCTTGGTGCTGCATGGGGTGCATTGTCTAATCTACCGGATGTCATTCGAGTACCATTTTTTTATTTGGTGACATGCCTAGCTGTGTTCATCATCTTGCTCTATCTGCGATCAACTCCTGTACATCACCGTTTAGCCATTTTTTCTCTCAGTTTGATTTTGTCAGGTGCCATCGGAAATTTTCTCGACCGAATCAGATTCGGTTATGTCATAGACTGGATCGATGTTCGTTGGAATCTAGCAGGATGGCGTTACGACTTTCCTAATTTTAATTTCGCCGACAGTTGCATCACAGTGGGTGTCTCCCTGTTACTGGTTGATATGCTGTTTTTGGAACGCAAGAGAGAACAGACAGCGGTTGCGACGCCATAA